A stretch of the Actinomycetota bacterium genome encodes the following:
- a CDS encoding SHOCT domain-containing protein, whose protein sequence is MLAATLAFAEGAGHAGWWPVFPLFWILLWGAVILMVFRFREPGRRQGHSAQGVLADRYARGEITVEEYHERLKVLKERRR, encoded by the coding sequence ATGTTGGCAGCAACGTTGGCGTTTGCAGAAGGCGCCGGTCACGCGGGCTGGTGGCCCGTCTTTCCGCTGTTCTGGATCCTGCTCTGGGGCGCAGTGATCTTGATGGTCTTTCGTTTCCGGGAACCGGGCCGCCGGCAGGGTCACTCGGCACAGGGTGTGCTGGCCGACAGGTACGCCAGGGGCGAGATCACCGTCGAGGAGTACCACGAGCGCCTGAAGGTCCTGAAGGAGCGCCGCAGGTAG
- a CDS encoding GreA/GreB family elongation factor, with the protein MIRTLTVGSDPREELKARLAHLQDVELPKLRSERGELGHLGTAALRDYARREVQDVARLLAELQGELELVPDGTVRLNDCVVLQEQSEGEPEEFIVHAPGLIVKAPGFISAETALGAAVLGKQAGDLVQVRTPRGSRDFVVQGVRRRSR; encoded by the coding sequence GTGATTCGAACGCTGACCGTTGGTAGTGATCCACGCGAGGAGTTGAAGGCGCGCCTGGCTCATCTTCAGGATGTAGAGCTTCCGAAGCTGCGCTCGGAGAGGGGTGAGCTGGGCCATCTGGGAACCGCCGCCCTGCGGGACTACGCCCGGCGGGAGGTCCAGGACGTTGCCCGCCTGCTGGCCGAGCTGCAGGGGGAACTGGAACTGGTCCCGGATGGGACGGTCCGCTTGAACGACTGCGTCGTCCTGCAGGAGCAGTCCGAAGGTGAGCCTGAGGAGTTCATAGTGCACGCCCCGGGACTGATCGTGAAGGCGCCCGGCTTTATCTCGGCCGAAACCGCCCTGGGGGCAGCCGTCCTCGGAAAACAGGCCGGGGACCTCGTGCAGGTGCGAACCCCTCGCGGCAGCAGGGATTTTGTCGTCCAGGGTGTCCGCCGGCGGTCCCGGTAG
- a CDS encoding dihydrofolate reductase family protein: protein MGKVTAQLSMSVDGYIAGPNITPENPMGDGGEELHEWVFGLKSWREPQGLEGGDEGPDDEVSKENFENKGAVVMGRTMFDLGEIPWGENPPYHNPVFVVTHRPKETIVKQGGTSYTFVPDFETAMDRAREAAGDKDISIAGGANVVQQAIEAGVLDEIDVHIAPRFLGGGTRLFDNLDPRGKFEIVRVIGSPEITHVKYRIGGRGAV from the coding sequence ATGGGAAAGGTAACTGCTCAGCTGTCGATGTCGGTCGACGGGTACATCGCAGGTCCGAACATAACCCCCGAGAACCCGATGGGTGACGGCGGCGAGGAGCTTCACGAGTGGGTCTTCGGTTTGAAGTCCTGGCGGGAGCCCCAGGGCCTGGAGGGTGGTGACGAGGGGCCCGACGACGAGGTTTCGAAGGAAAACTTCGAGAACAAGGGGGCCGTGGTCATGGGCCGAACGATGTTCGACCTGGGGGAGATCCCGTGGGGCGAGAACCCGCCTTACCACAACCCGGTTTTTGTGGTCACCCACCGGCCCAAGGAGACGATTGTGAAGCAGGGCGGAACCAGCTACACCTTCGTCCCCGACTTCGAAACCGCCATGGACCGGGCGCGGGAGGCGGCCGGGGACAAGGACATATCGATCGCGGGCGGCGCCAACGTCGTCCAGCAGGCGATCGAGGCCGGCGTGCTCGACGAGATAGACGTCCACATCGCTCCCCGTTTCCTGGGCGGCGGCACCCGGCTGTTCGACAACCTGGACCCGCGAGGCAAGTTCGAGATCGTCCGGGTGATCGGCTCCCCGGAGATCACCCACGTCAAGTACCGGATCGGAGGCCGCGGGGCCGTGTAA
- a CDS encoding hemerythrin domain-containing protein: MNKRLDALLPLTRDHHHALSQARRLKTASGSEDRATRIRAADDFVNFYLGRALHHFREEEELFFPPAIEHDQARPLVERAVLEHLNIHRLVGLLKRDLVKAAVTPELMAEIAETLRLHVRFEEDELFPLIEKLVPLDRLEEVAGHRREV; the protein is encoded by the coding sequence ATGAACAAGCGGCTGGACGCCCTGCTGCCCCTGACCCGGGACCATCACCACGCACTTTCCCAGGCCCGCCGGCTGAAGACCGCATCGGGATCTGAGGATCGGGCGACCCGGATCAGGGCGGCCGACGACTTCGTCAACTTCTACCTCGGACGGGCCTTGCACCACTTTCGGGAGGAGGAGGAGCTGTTCTTTCCTCCCGCAATCGAGCACGACCAGGCCCGTCCGCTGGTAGAACGGGCGGTGCTGGAGCACCTCAACATCCATCGCCTGGTGGGGCTGCTGAAGCGCGATCTGGTGAAGGCGGCCGTGACGCCGGAGTTGATGGCAGAGATCGCCGAAACGCTCCGGCTGCACGTCCGGTTCGAGGAGGACGAGCTGTTCCCGCTCATCGAGAAGCTCGTTCCGCTCGATCGCCTGGAAGAGGTCGCCGGCCACCGGCGTGAGGTCTGA
- a CDS encoding cupredoxin domain-containing protein: protein MRTAALVAALTAVFLIGCGGGGSSEESTPVGESDKSSDASGAALSIVAEKGDTNAFDRDRLEVTAGEPFSLELQNPDAEPHNLSVYASKGGESLYQGAFVDPGKDATYDVPALPAGDLYFQCDIHPEMSGTFEVSA from the coding sequence ATGAGGACGGCGGCATTGGTGGCAGCCCTGACGGCAGTGTTTCTTATCGGGTGCGGGGGAGGCGGCAGCAGTGAAGAGTCCACCCCGGTAGGCGAGAGCGACAAATCCTCGGATGCTTCGGGCGCCGCTCTTTCGATAGTGGCCGAAAAGGGCGACACGAACGCCTTCGACAGGGACCGCCTGGAGGTTACCGCCGGCGAGCCGTTCTCTTTGGAGCTGCAGAACCCTGACGCCGAACCGCACAACCTGTCGGTGTACGCCTCCAAGGGGGGCGAGAGCCTTTACCAGGGCGCCTTTGTCGACCCGGGCAAGGACGCCACCTACGACGTGCCGGCGCTGCCCGCAGGGGACCTGTACTTCCAGTGCGACATCCACCCCGAGATGTCCGGGACCTTCGAGGTCTCGGCCTAG